A stretch of the Dyella telluris genome encodes the following:
- a CDS encoding MotA/TolQ/ExbB proton channel family protein, with translation MAGGWAMLPILICSAVALAIVLERCWTLRRRSVLPPGLGEEVRNWARTGQLDPNHLTTLANGSPLGELLASALAVRNRPRELIKERIEDTGRHVVHRMERYLNTLGTIALIGPLLGLLGTVIGLIRMFMEVMRGGVGDPMKMAGGIGEALICTATGLIVAIPAYVLHRYFRSKVAGYCVEMEKQATALLDELTANQATAPRARARATTESSAS, from the coding sequence ATGGCTGGTGGCTGGGCGATGCTGCCCATCCTGATCTGTTCGGCGGTTGCGTTGGCAATCGTGCTGGAGCGTTGCTGGACCCTGCGCCGTCGTTCGGTGCTGCCGCCCGGCCTGGGCGAGGAAGTGCGCAACTGGGCCCGCACGGGCCAGCTCGATCCGAACCATTTGACCACGCTGGCCAATGGCTCCCCGCTGGGTGAGCTGCTGGCTTCTGCGCTGGCCGTGCGCAACCGTCCGCGCGAGCTCATCAAGGAGCGCATCGAGGACACCGGTCGCCACGTCGTGCACCGCATGGAGCGTTACCTCAACACGCTGGGCACCATCGCGCTGATCGGCCCGCTGCTCGGCCTGCTGGGTACAGTGATCGGCCTGATCCGCATGTTCATGGAAGTGATGCGCGGCGGCGTGGGGGATCCCATGAAGATGGCCGGAGGCATCGGCGAAGCGCTGATCTGTACCGCGACCGGCCTGATCGTGGCGATTCCGGCCTACGTGCTGCATCGCTACTTCCGTTCCAAGGTGGCCGGTTACTGCGTGGAGATGGAAAAGCAGGCGACCGCACTGCTGGACGAGCTGACCGCGAACCAGGCAACGGCCCCGCGCGCCCGCGCGCGCGCCACCACCGAGTCGAGCGCGAGCTGA
- a CDS encoding ExbD/TolR family protein yields the protein MRIGNDRRQDDFEINVISLIDVLLTLLMFFVLTTTFIQHSRMQVTLPKASAEERDMQAPALTVVVDRDGHFFVGSDEVHGEGVEPLKQAIANVAGDDRERQVTIRADAMTPHQNVVTAMDALGQLGFTKLSIATTPTQSGTGP from the coding sequence ATGCGTATCGGCAACGACCGTCGGCAAGACGATTTCGAGATCAACGTGATCTCGCTGATCGACGTGCTGCTTACCCTGCTGATGTTCTTCGTGTTGACCACCACCTTCATCCAGCACTCGCGGATGCAGGTGACCCTGCCCAAGGCCAGCGCGGAAGAGCGCGACATGCAGGCGCCCGCGCTCACCGTGGTGGTGGATCGCGATGGCCATTTCTTCGTGGGCAGCGATGAAGTCCACGGCGAAGGCGTGGAGCCGCTGAAGCAGGCCATTGCCAACGTGGCCGGTGACGACCGCGAACGCCAGGTGACCATCCGCGCAGATGCCATGACCCCGCACCAGAACGTGGTGACGGCCATGGATGCGCTGGGCCAGTTGGGCTTTACCAAGCTGTCCATCGCCACGACGCCGACTCAGTCGGGCACGGGTCCATGA
- the msbA gene encoding lipid A export permease/ATP-binding protein MsbA, with protein MSDGKKKVALWDAKSRQVYKRLLSYSARYWPVILIAVIGFALDGGALAYFTSKLQPIMDTLLEKKDPYLIRWMPWWIVGIFAVRGVAILISNYGMGYVARNVVQSMQRDVFAAYLRLPASFFGSEHSGHQVSRITYTSEQVASASTDALKVAVTESITVIGMIVVMLHKSVYLTTALLILVPAIVLIASAVSRRYRVVSKRIQGMMGSVTGTVDEMIKANREVRIYGGQKQADDRFKQVSDRARYLNMKIIATSAISGSSIQTVASLALAGMVFLASRPSQIDHISPGVFIAVLTAMGGMLSSLKRLTNVQSNMQTGISAAENLFAVMDLPSEVDNGTKVLERTKGDLRFDDVGLVYPLGEFEALSGVDLYCAPGTVTALVGRSGSGKSSLVSLLPRFNEPSRGRILLDGENYEDYTLASLRRQIAWVGQNVVLFDGTVAENIAYGELAGASEQDIIAAAEAAHAMEFIVGLPDGIHSQIGEGGNRLSGGQRQRIAIARAILKNAPILVLDEATSALDTESERLIQQALQGLMKDRTTLVIAHRLSTIEHADQIAVMDRGRIIERGTHAELLAQDGQYAALHRMQFHHQPGD; from the coding sequence ATGAGCGACGGCAAGAAGAAGGTCGCGCTGTGGGACGCAAAAAGCCGGCAAGTCTACAAGCGGCTGCTCAGCTACTCGGCGCGCTACTGGCCGGTGATCCTGATCGCGGTCATCGGCTTTGCCCTGGACGGCGGCGCGCTGGCCTATTTCACCAGCAAGCTGCAGCCGATCATGGACACGCTGCTGGAGAAGAAAGACCCGTACCTGATCCGCTGGATGCCGTGGTGGATCGTCGGCATCTTCGCCGTGCGTGGCGTGGCCATCCTGATCAGCAATTACGGCATGGGTTACGTGGCGCGCAACGTGGTGCAATCCATGCAGCGCGACGTATTCGCCGCCTACCTGCGACTGCCAGCGTCGTTCTTCGGCAGCGAGCACTCCGGTCATCAGGTCTCGCGCATCACCTATACAAGTGAGCAAGTCGCCAGCGCCTCCACCGATGCGCTGAAGGTGGCGGTGACGGAAAGCATCACCGTCATCGGCATGATCGTGGTGATGTTGCACAAGAGCGTGTACCTCACCACGGCGCTGTTGATCCTGGTGCCGGCCATCGTGCTCATCGCCTCGGCGGTGAGTCGCCGCTATCGCGTGGTCAGCAAGCGCATCCAGGGCATGATGGGCTCGGTCACCGGCACGGTGGACGAGATGATCAAGGCCAATCGCGAGGTCCGCATCTATGGCGGGCAAAAGCAGGCCGATGACCGCTTCAAGCAGGTGTCCGACCGCGCGCGCTACCTCAACATGAAGATCATCGCCACCAGTGCGATTTCCGGCTCGTCCATCCAGACGGTGGCTTCGCTGGCACTGGCGGGCATGGTGTTCCTGGCTTCGCGCCCTTCGCAGATCGACCATATTTCGCCGGGTGTGTTCATTGCCGTGCTCACCGCCATGGGCGGCATGCTGTCGTCGCTGAAGCGACTGACCAATGTGCAGTCCAACATGCAGACGGGCATTTCGGCAGCTGAGAACCTGTTCGCGGTGATGGACCTTCCGTCCGAGGTGGATAACGGCACCAAGGTGCTGGAACGCACCAAGGGCGACCTGCGTTTTGACGACGTGGGGCTGGTTTATCCGCTCGGCGAATTCGAAGCCTTGTCCGGCGTGGACTTGTACTGCGCACCGGGCACCGTGACCGCACTGGTGGGGCGTTCGGGCAGCGGCAAGAGCAGCCTGGTCAGCCTGCTGCCGCGCTTCAATGAACCCAGCCGGGGCCGCATCCTGCTGGACGGCGAGAACTACGAGGACTACACGCTGGCCTCGTTGCGCCGCCAGATCGCCTGGGTGGGTCAGAACGTGGTGCTGTTCGACGGCACCGTGGCCGAGAACATCGCCTATGGCGAACTGGCCGGCGCCAGTGAGCAGGACATCATCGCGGCCGCCGAAGCGGCGCACGCGATGGAGTTCATCGTGGGCCTGCCCGACGGCATCCACAGCCAGATCGGCGAGGGCGGCAACCGGCTTTCCGGCGGCCAGCGCCAGCGCATCGCCATCGCGCGCGCCATCCTCAAGAACGCGCCGATCCTGGTGCTGGACGAGGCGACCAGTGCACTGGATACCGAGTCCGAGCGCCTGATCCAGCAGGCGCTGCAGGGCTTGATGAAAGACCGCACGACGTTGGTGATCGCCCACCGCCTGTCCACTATCGAGCATGCCGACCAGATCGCCGTGATGGATCGCGGCCGCATCATCGAGCGTGGCACCCACGCGGAACTGCTGGCACAGGACGGGCAGTACGCCGCCTTGCATCGCATGCAGTTCCACCATCAGCCCGGTGACTGA
- the lpxK gene encoding tetraacyldisaccharide 4'-kinase, which produces MTLAERLEAAWYGTGRAPWWAGPLSWLYGALTALRRGLYRVGVLRSVRLPVPVIVIGNLSVGGTGKTPLTIALADALRKRGYKPGVVSRGYGGSQKEPLLLDDAPEPARVGDEPCLIRASGVPVAVGRDRPAAARLLLAAGCDLVIADDGLQHYALARDLEVCVIDGVRRFGNGRLLPAGPLREPLSRLQKVSFRVCNGGMVTPGDVPMELRGGTVQALLDGHTQPLADFAGQTVHAVAAIGYPVRFFASLRAQGLQVVEHPFADHHAFVACDLAFGDESPVLMTEKDAVKCRAFAQAHWWSVPVRAVLPPAFFDDIEARLRRSGR; this is translated from the coding sequence GTGACGCTGGCCGAACGGCTCGAGGCGGCGTGGTACGGCACGGGCCGTGCACCGTGGTGGGCCGGTCCGTTGTCCTGGCTCTACGGTGCGCTGACGGCACTCCGCCGCGGCCTCTATCGCGTCGGCGTCTTGCGCAGCGTGCGCTTGCCGGTTCCGGTGATCGTGATCGGCAACCTGAGCGTGGGTGGCACCGGCAAGACGCCGCTGACCATCGCGCTGGCCGATGCGCTGCGCAAGCGTGGCTACAAGCCCGGCGTGGTCAGTCGCGGTTACGGTGGTTCGCAGAAAGAACCGTTGCTGCTCGACGATGCACCGGAACCCGCGCGAGTGGGTGACGAGCCTTGCCTGATCCGCGCCAGTGGCGTGCCGGTGGCGGTGGGTCGTGACCGGCCGGCGGCAGCCCGCTTGCTGCTGGCGGCTGGCTGCGATCTGGTGATCGCCGACGACGGCCTGCAGCACTACGCCTTGGCGCGCGACCTGGAGGTCTGTGTCATCGATGGCGTGCGCCGCTTCGGCAATGGCCGTCTGCTGCCGGCCGGGCCGCTGCGCGAGCCGTTGTCCCGACTGCAGAAAGTCAGTTTCCGCGTGTGCAACGGCGGCATGGTGACGCCCGGCGATGTGCCGATGGAACTGCGGGGCGGTACCGTGCAGGCGCTGCTCGACGGCCATACGCAGCCTTTGGCGGATTTCGCCGGCCAGACCGTGCATGCGGTGGCGGCTATCGGGTACCCGGTGCGCTTCTTCGCCAGCCTGCGCGCCCAGGGGCTGCAGGTGGTCGAGCATCCGTTTGCGGACCATCACGCCTTCGTGGCGTGCGATCTCGCGTTCGGTGACGAAAGCCCGGTGCTGATGACCGAAAAGGACGCCGTGAAATGCCGCGCCTTCGCCCAGGCCCATTGGTGGTCCGTGCCGGTGCGGGCCGTGCTGCCGCCGGCGTTCTTCGATGATATCGAGGCGCGCCTGCGACGATCCGGGCGCTGA
- a CDS encoding glycine zipper 2TM domain-containing protein yields the protein MFTPRIAVLSLAALLAISPFAASAQQSAPRNGVLVRNDGIYLRCDQCGTVESIDQNITQGNDHSMAGTIIGGIAGGVLGNQVGKGKGNTLATVAGAVGGGYAGNRIGANSGRPNASYTLRIRMGNGAFSNITVADASAIRQGDLVQIDPQGNITRIQ from the coding sequence ATGTTCACCCCCCGTATTGCCGTGTTGTCGCTGGCAGCCCTGCTGGCCATCAGCCCGTTCGCCGCCAGCGCCCAGCAGTCGGCGCCGCGCAACGGCGTGCTGGTCCGCAACGACGGCATCTACCTCCGCTGTGACCAGTGCGGCACCGTGGAATCCATCGACCAGAACATCACGCAGGGCAACGACCACAGCATGGCCGGCACCATCATCGGCGGCATCGCCGGCGGCGTGCTGGGCAACCAGGTCGGCAAGGGCAAGGGCAACACCCTCGCCACCGTGGCCGGCGCCGTCGGCGGCGGTTATGCGGGCAACCGCATCGGCGCCAACAGCGGCCGCCCGAACGCGAGCTACACCTTGCGCATCCGCATGGGCAATGGCGCCTTCAGCAACATCACCGTGGCCGACGCCAGCGCCATCCGCCAGGGCGATCTGGTGCAGATCGACCCGCAGGGCAACATCACCCGCATCCAGTAA
- a CDS encoding DUF6165 family protein has protein sequence MSLIQVPVSYGELIDKITILEIKSKQISDAAKLANVRTELDLLNATWAGHPASKTDISAERARLLAVNERLWDIEDRIRLKEKAQAFDAEFIELARAVYFENDDRAAVKREINLKLGSQLVEEKSYQDYKAK, from the coding sequence ATGAGCCTCATCCAAGTCCCGGTTTCCTACGGCGAGCTGATCGACAAGATCACGATCCTGGAAATCAAATCCAAGCAGATCAGCGATGCCGCCAAGCTGGCCAATGTGCGCACCGAGCTGGACCTGCTCAATGCCACCTGGGCCGGTCACCCGGCCTCGAAAACCGATATCTCTGCCGAGCGCGCCCGCCTGCTGGCGGTGAACGAACGGCTGTGGGATATCGAAGACCGCATCCGCCTGAAGGAAAAGGCCCAGGCGTTCGATGCCGAGTTCATCGAGCTGGCCCGTGCGGTGTACTTCGAGAACGACGACCGCGCGGCGGTGAAGCGCGAGATCAACCTCAAGCTGGGCTCGCAGCTGGTGGAAGAGAAGTCGTACCAGGACTACAAGGCCAAGTAA
- a CDS encoding glycosyltransferase family 9 protein — MPTPASLCLLRTSAIGDVTHVVPLVRTLQAAWPQTDLTWIVGKLERRLVGDLPGINFVTFDKGAGLAGMRAVGDALKGQRFDALLQMQVALRSNALSLFIKARQRIGYDKARAKDGHGLVINERIPARTGEHVLDAMGSFCEPLGLKQTQVRWDIPIPEDAHAWAAEQLPGDQPTLLVSPTSSHQLRNWRPERYAAVMDHAASRGWRVVLVGGPSPLERSMADAVLAACRQAPLDLTGKDTLKKMMAMLVRAPMLLTPDSGPMHMANTVGCKVLGLHAASNPERSGPYSDRRWCVDKYNEASLAFLGKPASEIPWGTKIEKPGVMDLIAVNDVIDRFEACADHLGLAR, encoded by the coding sequence ATGCCTACGCCTGCTTCCCTCTGCCTCCTGCGCACCTCGGCCATCGGTGACGTCACCCATGTCGTGCCCCTGGTGCGGACGCTGCAGGCGGCCTGGCCACAGACCGATCTGACCTGGATCGTAGGCAAGCTCGAGCGCCGCCTGGTGGGCGACCTGCCGGGCATCAATTTCGTTACCTTCGACAAGGGTGCCGGCCTGGCCGGCATGCGTGCCGTTGGCGATGCACTGAAAGGGCAACGCTTCGACGCCCTGCTGCAAATGCAGGTGGCGCTGCGCTCCAACGCGCTGAGCCTGTTCATCAAGGCGCGCCAGCGCATCGGTTACGACAAGGCCCGTGCGAAGGATGGCCATGGCCTGGTGATCAACGAACGCATTCCCGCCCGCACCGGCGAACACGTGCTGGACGCCATGGGCAGCTTCTGCGAACCGCTGGGACTGAAGCAGACTCAGGTGCGCTGGGATATCCCGATTCCCGAAGACGCCCACGCGTGGGCCGCCGAACAGCTGCCGGGCGACCAGCCGACCTTGCTGGTCAGCCCCACCTCCAGTCACCAACTGCGCAACTGGCGTCCGGAGCGCTATGCGGCAGTGATGGACCATGCAGCCTCGCGAGGCTGGCGCGTGGTGCTGGTGGGCGGCCCCTCGCCGCTGGAGCGAAGCATGGCCGATGCTGTGCTGGCGGCCTGTCGCCAGGCCCCGCTGGACCTGACCGGCAAGGACACGCTGAAGAAGATGATGGCCATGCTGGTGCGCGCGCCCATGCTGCTCACGCCGGATTCCGGCCCGATGCACATGGCCAATACCGTGGGCTGCAAGGTGCTGGGGCTGCACGCCGCCAGCAATCCGGAACGCTCCGGCCCCTATTCCGATCGCCGCTGGTGCGTGGACAAATACAACGAAGCGTCGCTGGCGTTCCTCGGCAAGCCGGCCAGCGAGATTCCCTGGGGCACCAAGATCGAAAAACCCGGCGTGATGGATCTGATTGCGGTGAATGATGTCATCGACCGCTTCGAGGCCTGTGCCGATCACCTCGGCCTGGCCCGATAA
- a CDS encoding 3-deoxy-D-manno-octulosonic acid kinase, whose translation MAMQERIREGTTGAILFDPAVSPQVDDGWFEPEVWREQGALRHQSGGRGGVAIIDTPAGECVLRHYRRGGMVAKLMGDRYLWKGADHTRSFREFRLLGHIAALGLPSAPPVACRYQRHGLFYGADLITRRIPDAQTLAECLAAGRLDGEMAELVGALVARFHRAGIWHADLNAHNVLVTDDELYLIDLDRGRLREPDDSWQRANLLRLRRSLVKLGAAVKGEPVFEETLWKPLIYRYERTLRA comes from the coding sequence ATGGCGATGCAGGAACGAATTCGCGAAGGCACCACGGGTGCGATTCTGTTCGACCCGGCCGTGTCGCCACAAGTCGACGACGGCTGGTTCGAGCCGGAGGTCTGGCGCGAGCAGGGCGCCTTGCGCCACCAGTCGGGTGGGCGCGGTGGTGTTGCCATTATTGATACGCCGGCGGGCGAATGCGTGCTGCGCCATTACCGGCGCGGCGGCATGGTGGCGAAACTGATGGGGGATCGCTACCTGTGGAAGGGCGCCGATCACACGCGCAGCTTTCGTGAGTTCCGCCTGCTTGGCCATATCGCTGCACTGGGCCTGCCCAGTGCGCCGCCCGTGGCCTGCCGTTACCAGCGCCACGGCCTGTTCTACGGCGCGGACCTCATCACCCGTCGTATCCCCGATGCCCAGACGCTGGCCGAATGCCTGGCGGCCGGAAGGCTGGATGGCGAGATGGCCGAACTGGTCGGGGCGCTGGTGGCGCGATTCCACCGCGCCGGCATCTGGCATGCCGACCTCAACGCGCACAACGTGCTGGTGACCGATGACGAGCTCTACCTGATCGATCTTGATCGCGGCCGCCTGCGCGAACCGGACGACAGCTGGCAGCGGGCCAATCTGCTGCGCCTGCGCCGCTCGCTGGTGAAGCTGGGCGCCGCCGTGAAGGGCGAGCCAGTTTTTGAAGAAACCTTGTGGAAACCCCTGATCTACCGCTACGAGCGTACGCTGAGAGCATGA
- a CDS encoding MBL fold metallo-hydrolase has product MNWSLHFLGVGAAHAVELGSSAVVLERDGEPLLLIDCGPDTLDRYQAAYGQPPEALYITHTHMDHVGGMERLFFRLWFDEAWRGRTKLFVHAGLMPWLQARVADYPNVLAEGGVNFWEAFRLVPCTRGFWLDGLWFDVFGTRHHMAGTSYGVALAGSFAYTGDTRPIPEVLARVAAGTELIAHDCGLVGNPSHTGIDDIERDYPEAWRSRFRLYHYGSEADGQVLASRGYAIARTGERVSLPEPAPARPEAG; this is encoded by the coding sequence ATGAACTGGTCCCTGCATTTCCTTGGTGTCGGTGCGGCGCATGCCGTGGAACTGGGCTCGTCCGCCGTGGTGCTGGAGCGCGATGGCGAGCCGTTGCTGCTGATCGATTGCGGGCCGGACACGCTGGACCGCTATCAGGCTGCGTACGGCCAGCCGCCGGAGGCGCTCTACATCACGCACACGCACATGGATCACGTAGGTGGCATGGAGCGCCTGTTCTTCCGTCTGTGGTTTGACGAGGCATGGCGCGGGCGCACCAAGCTGTTCGTGCATGCCGGGCTGATGCCTTGGCTGCAGGCGCGCGTAGCGGATTATCCGAACGTGCTGGCCGAGGGCGGCGTCAATTTCTGGGAGGCCTTCCGGCTGGTGCCCTGCACGCGCGGGTTCTGGCTGGATGGTCTGTGGTTCGATGTGTTCGGTACGCGCCACCACATGGCGGGCACGTCCTACGGCGTGGCCCTGGCCGGCAGCTTTGCCTATACCGGCGACACGCGTCCGATTCCCGAAGTGCTCGCACGCGTGGCGGCCGGTACCGAGTTGATCGCGCATGACTGCGGGCTGGTCGGTAATCCTTCCCACACCGGCATCGATGACATCGAGCGGGATTACCCGGAGGCATGGCGTTCCCGTTTCAGGCTGTATCACTACGGCAGCGAAGCGGATGGCCAGGTGCTGGCCTCGCGCGGTTATGCCATCGCGCGTACCGGCGAGCGGGTTAGCCTTCCGGAGCCTGCGCCTGCACGCCCCGAAGCCGGTTGA
- a CDS encoding DinB family protein — protein sequence MHHVRKLLRYRAWADRLTYGAVAALPEGASTAPRATIFGNMLRTLSHTWVVDDIFRAHLQGGAHGYTSRNTPEPLPLDELWTRQQAMNAWYLDYASSLTPGQAAEVVSFEFIGGGQGRMTREEIILHVVNHATYHRGFVADMFYQVPAKPPATDLPVFLRDEPQD from the coding sequence ATGCATCACGTCCGCAAGCTGCTTCGCTATCGCGCCTGGGCCGACCGTTTGACCTATGGGGCGGTGGCGGCGTTGCCGGAGGGTGCGTCGACGGCGCCGCGCGCCACGATCTTCGGCAACATGCTGCGCACGCTCAGCCACACCTGGGTGGTGGACGACATTTTCAGGGCGCATTTGCAGGGCGGGGCGCACGGCTACACCAGTCGCAACACGCCCGAGCCGCTCCCATTGGATGAACTCTGGACGCGCCAGCAAGCCATGAATGCGTGGTACCTGGACTATGCCTCGTCACTGACGCCCGGGCAGGCGGCCGAGGTCGTGTCGTTCGAGTTCATCGGGGGCGGGCAGGGGCGGATGACCCGCGAGGAGATCATCCTGCACGTGGTCAACCACGCCACCTACCACCGGGGTTTCGTGGCGGACATGTTCTACCAGGTGCCGGCGAAGCCGCCCGCCACCGACCTGCCGGTGTTCCTGCGGGATGAGCCGCAGGACTAG
- the dnaX gene encoding DNA polymerase III subunit gamma/tau, with translation MSYQVLARKWRPRKFAELVGQEHVVRALTNALDTGRMHHAYLFTGTRGVGKTTIARIFAKSLNCERGESADPCGECAVCTAVDAGRFVDLLEIDAASNTGVDDVREVIENAQYAPARGRFKVYLVDEVHMLSKPAFNALLKTLEEPPPHVKFLLATTDPQKLPVTVLSRCLKFNLKRLLPEQISGQMRHILGAENISYEDAAIAELARGADGSLRDGLSLLDQAIAYGGGALKVDDVRAMLGSVARGQVLGLLQALVEGNGEALMAECTRIASFSPDFGGVLDDLASVLHRIQLIQLVPGYRPEEHGNDDGALAGLAQELAPEDVQLYYQIATTGRRDLSMAPDARTGFEMAMLRMLAFRPADGGGSPAERPAASAAPRAAAPTPRAAAPVANERMHMASVAQPSPARAAPAPAPVAPPAAAPARAPVSVDANGLPHWDTLIEQANLRGPLGQLAQNAALRGREGQTLVLALQPMHMHLAVEPMVSQMEERVSQALGDRVKLRFVEEHGTTVETPAARAANAREAAQSAAEQSIEEDPLVQALKREFGARVVPQSVKPFDN, from the coding sequence ATGTCCTATCAGGTACTCGCGCGCAAATGGCGCCCCCGCAAGTTCGCTGAACTCGTCGGGCAGGAGCACGTGGTCCGAGCGCTCACCAACGCGCTCGACACTGGCCGCATGCACCACGCCTACCTGTTCACCGGTACGCGCGGCGTGGGCAAGACCACCATCGCACGCATCTTCGCCAAATCGCTGAACTGCGAGCGCGGCGAGTCGGCCGATCCCTGCGGCGAGTGCGCTGTCTGCACCGCGGTGGACGCGGGTCGCTTCGTGGACCTGCTGGAAATCGACGCGGCCAGCAACACCGGCGTGGACGATGTGCGCGAAGTGATCGAGAACGCGCAGTACGCCCCCGCCCGCGGCCGTTTCAAGGTGTACCTGGTCGACGAGGTGCACATGCTTTCCAAGCCGGCCTTCAATGCGTTGCTCAAGACGCTGGAAGAGCCGCCGCCGCACGTCAAATTCCTGCTCGCCACCACCGACCCGCAGAAGCTGCCGGTCACCGTGCTGTCGCGCTGCCTGAAGTTCAATCTCAAGCGCCTGTTGCCGGAGCAGATCTCCGGGCAGATGCGGCACATTCTGGGTGCGGAAAACATTTCGTACGAAGACGCCGCCATCGCCGAGCTGGCGCGTGGCGCGGACGGTTCGCTGCGCGACGGTCTGTCGCTGCTGGATCAGGCCATCGCCTATGGCGGCGGCGCGCTGAAGGTGGACGACGTGCGCGCCATGCTGGGCAGCGTCGCGCGCGGCCAGGTGCTGGGCCTGCTGCAGGCGCTGGTCGAGGGCAACGGCGAAGCGCTGATGGCCGAATGCACGCGCATCGCCTCGTTCTCGCCGGATTTCGGTGGCGTGCTGGACGACCTGGCCAGCGTGCTCCATCGCATCCAGCTCATCCAGCTGGTGCCGGGGTATCGCCCGGAAGAGCACGGCAACGACGACGGCGCGCTGGCCGGGCTGGCGCAGGAACTGGCGCCGGAAGACGTGCAGCTGTACTACCAGATTGCCACCACGGGCCGTCGTGACCTTTCGATGGCGCCCGATGCCCGCACCGGTTTCGAGATGGCCATGCTGCGCATGCTGGCGTTTCGTCCGGCCGACGGCGGTGGCTCGCCGGCCGAGCGTCCTGCCGCCAGCGCCGCTCCGCGTGCCGCTGCGCCGACGCCGCGCGCCGCCGCGCCCGTGGCCAACGAACGCATGCACATGGCCAGCGTGGCGCAGCCGTCGCCAGCCCGTGCCGCGCCTGCGCCGGCACCCGTGGCGCCGCCCGCCGCAGCGCCTGCGCGGGCGCCCGTGTCGGTGGACGCGAACGGCCTGCCGCACTGGGACACCCTGATCGAGCAGGCGAACCTGCGCGGCCCGCTGGGCCAGCTTGCCCAGAACGCGGCCCTGCGCGGTCGCGAGGGGCAGACCCTGGTTCTCGCCCTGCAGCCCATGCACATGCATCTGGCGGTGGAGCCCATGGTCAGCCAGATGGAGGAGCGCGTCAGCCAGGCGCTGGGTGACCGCGTGAAGCTGCGCTTCGTCGAAGAACATGGCACGACGGTCGAAACGCCGGCGGCCCGTGCGGCCAATGCGCGTGAAGCCGCGCAGTCGGCCGCGGAACAATCCATCGAGGAAGATCCGTTGGTGCAGGCACTCAAGCGCGAGTTTGGCGCGCGAGTGGTGCCCCAGTCGGTCAAGCCGTTTGATAACTGA
- a CDS encoding YbaB/EbfC family nucleoid-associated protein gives MRGQIGQLMQQAQRMQEEMKRAQEEIAKLEVTGSAGGGLVTVLMTGAHEVRRVQIDRKLFADDPEMAEDLVAAAINDAVNKVADVSKNKLGGVTSGMNLPPGFKMPF, from the coding sequence ATGAGAGGACAGATCGGTCAGCTGATGCAGCAGGCCCAGCGCATGCAGGAAGAAATGAAGCGTGCGCAGGAAGAGATCGCCAAGCTTGAAGTGACCGGCAGCGCCGGCGGTGGACTGGTGACAGTGCTGATGACCGGCGCGCACGAAGTGCGCCGCGTGCAGATCGACCGCAAGCTGTTTGCCGATGACCCGGAGATGGCCGAAGACCTGGTGGCTGCCGCGATCAACGACGCGGTCAACAAGGTGGCCGACGTCAGCAAGAACAAGCTCGGCGGCGTGACCTCCGGCATGAACCTGCCGCCCGGCTTCAAGATGCCGTTCTGA
- the recR gene encoding recombination mediator RecR — protein sequence MSKLLTDLIEALRCLPGVGGKSAQRMAFHLLERDRERGQRLAQVMAQAMREIGNCSRCRNFSETPVCTLCASSSRDRQVLCVVESPTELAAIEQATGYRGQYFVLLGRLSPLDGLGPEELGLDRLAERLAEGEIEEMIIATNPTVEGEATAHYLAQLARAGNVRPTRLAHGVPLGGELEFVDRGTLAHAFGSRQSLD from the coding sequence ATGAGCAAGCTGCTTACCGACCTCATCGAAGCCTTGCGCTGCCTGCCCGGTGTGGGCGGCAAGAGCGCGCAGCGCATGGCCTTCCATCTGCTGGAGCGCGATCGCGAGCGCGGGCAGCGCCTGGCCCAGGTGATGGCGCAGGCGATGCGCGAGATCGGCAATTGCTCGCGCTGCCGCAATTTCAGCGAAACCCCGGTGTGCACGCTGTGTGCCAGCAGCAGTCGCGACCGACAGGTGCTGTGCGTGGTGGAGTCGCCGACGGAGCTGGCGGCCATCGAACAGGCCACCGGTTATCGCGGCCAGTATTTCGTGTTGCTGGGGCGCCTGTCGCCGCTGGATGGATTGGGCCCGGAAGAGCTGGGCCTGGACCGGCTGGCCGAGCGCCTGGCCGAAGGCGAGATCGAGGAAATGATCATCGCCACCAACCCCACTGTGGAAGGCGAAGCGACGGCGCATTACCTTGCCCAGCTCGCTCGCGCTGGCAACGTGCGGCCCACGCGGCTTGCGCATGGCGTGCCGTTGGGTGGTGAGCTGGAATTCGTCGATCGCGGCACGCTGGCGCACGCCTTCGGCAGTCGCCAGTCGCTGGATTGA